A portion of the Chondrinema litorale genome contains these proteins:
- a CDS encoding SLC13 family permease, protein MEDKYPLSKKIGLVAGPVLFITFLLFPLFDSLSPEANKVIAVAALMLMWWITEAIPIAATALIPMIFFPLLGLYKMAEAAAPYSSPIVYLFMGGFVIALAMEKWNLHRRIALSIIKLTGTNANGIILGFMLATALLSMWISNTATAVMMLPIASSVIGIFLKNKEELTIRQKNFALSIMIGIAYAANIGGVATLVGTPPNVVFRGFMENTYQYEVPFAQWMIIGFPFAAVLLAITFFVLVKVMFPNKLGKFEGSAEIVDEEYKKLGKMSGQEKQVSVIFFFTAFFWVFRTQIQPYFEFIELSDPTIAMFFALVVFFVPFNLKKGLFLLEWKDTEKLPWGILLLFGGGLSMAGAMQKTGIIDLIGSSIAENNTLSNFAIVSIIIAVMLFMTEVMSNVALVTILLPVVGGIAQGLGVEPLFVAIPVTIASSCAFMLPMATPPNAIVFASGHIKVSDMVKAGVVLNIISILLLIIMYKTLIPLVF, encoded by the coding sequence TTGGAAGATAAATACCCATTATCAAAAAAAATAGGCCTTGTCGCTGGTCCTGTATTATTTATAACATTTCTTTTGTTCCCACTGTTTGATTCTTTAAGCCCAGAAGCAAATAAAGTTATTGCCGTTGCTGCATTAATGTTGATGTGGTGGATAACAGAAGCAATTCCCATTGCAGCGACTGCCTTAATCCCCATGATTTTTTTCCCGCTTTTAGGATTGTATAAAATGGCAGAAGCGGCTGCTCCATACAGCTCACCAATAGTCTATTTATTTATGGGTGGTTTTGTAATAGCACTAGCCATGGAAAAATGGAATCTCCACAGAAGAATTGCGCTTAGTATTATCAAACTGACAGGTACAAATGCCAATGGAATTATCTTAGGTTTTATGTTGGCAACCGCATTGCTCAGTATGTGGATTAGTAATACAGCTACTGCCGTAATGATGTTACCTATCGCTTCATCTGTGATAGGTATTTTTTTAAAGAACAAAGAAGAACTTACCATAAGACAGAAAAACTTTGCTTTAAGTATTATGATCGGTATTGCCTATGCCGCTAATATTGGTGGTGTAGCAACTTTAGTAGGTACTCCACCAAATGTAGTTTTTAGAGGCTTTATGGAGAATACTTACCAATACGAAGTACCATTTGCCCAATGGATGATAATAGGTTTTCCTTTTGCCGCAGTGTTGTTAGCCATTACTTTCTTTGTATTGGTTAAAGTGATGTTTCCCAATAAGTTAGGGAAGTTTGAGGGTTCAGCAGAAATTGTAGATGAGGAATACAAAAAGCTTGGTAAAATGAGTGGGCAGGAAAAGCAAGTTTCTGTAATTTTCTTTTTTACAGCTTTCTTTTGGGTTTTCAGAACGCAAATTCAGCCTTATTTCGAATTTATAGAATTAAGCGATCCTACCATTGCGATGTTTTTTGCTTTAGTAGTATTTTTTGTTCCTTTTAATTTGAAGAAAGGATTGTTTCTATTAGAATGGAAAGACACTGAGAAATTACCTTGGGGTATTTTATTGCTTTTTGGAGGAGGTTTGAGTATGGCAGGAGCGATGCAAAAAACGGGTATTATTGATTTAATCGGCTCATCTATAGCAGAGAATAATACTTTGAGCAACTTTGCCATTGTTTCTATTATTATTGCTGTAATGCTGTTTATGACAGAAGTAATGAGCAATGTAGCATTAGTTACTATTTTACTACCGGTAGTTGGAGGCATTGCTCAAGGTTTGGGCGTGGAGCCTCTTTTTGTAGCGATTCCAGTTACTATTGCATCTAGTTGCGCATTTATGCTGCCAATGGCAACCCCACCTAATGCAATTGTTTTTGCCAGTGGACATATAAAAGTCTCAGACATGGTGAAAGCAGGAGTGGTGTTAAACATCATTTCGATACTCCTTTTAATAATAATGTACAAGACCTTAATTCCGCTTGTTTTTTAA